The following are from one region of the Paenibacillus bovis genome:
- a CDS encoding glutamine--tRNA ligase/YqeY domain fusion protein, with translation MTIMNENHSHFIHKVIEEDIRNHVYSRPIATRFPPEPNGYLHIGSAFAIITNAELARQYEGVFKLRMDDTNPLKESMEYVHSIVEDIEWLGYRPQLHFGSDYAEYYYEAAIRLIRKNKAYVCDLTPEEMTLYRGTLTEPGINSPYRNRSVEENLALLADMRAGQNDAGTRVLRAKIDMASPNMTLRDPVLYRIIHAPHYRTGTEWCIYPMYDFAHPIQDMLEGITHSLCSIEFKEHRPLYEWVLHELEVKEPPKQREFGRLNITGVVTSKRYLRELVEGGYVDGWDDPRLPTLQGMRRRGYTPESIHSFFREIGMIRTSSTVDMSMLEHTIRQNLKPGTRSAMVVMDPIKVVITNYPANKTEWLTIENNAENEEMGTRELPFTRELWIEREDFMEEPIRGFHRLSPGVEVRLKGAYFIRCEHIVHDPFSGEIVELHCTYDPATRSGSGFTDRKVKATLHWVSAAHGVSIEAHLYSSLLREPDAVSTGTVDWQERINPESLIRMIGCIAEPSLLQASAGDRFQFIRHGYFCVDSNYTTAERPVFNRIVSLKDFWKGNKR, from the coding sequence ATGACGATAATGAACGAGAATCACTCCCATTTTATTCATAAAGTAATTGAAGAAGATATTCGTAACCATGTGTATAGTCGCCCTATAGCGACCCGTTTTCCACCGGAGCCGAACGGTTATCTGCATATCGGCAGTGCTTTTGCGATTATTACCAATGCAGAGCTGGCCCGGCAGTATGAAGGAGTATTCAAGCTGCGGATGGACGATACCAATCCACTCAAGGAAAGTATGGAGTACGTACATTCGATTGTTGAAGATATAGAGTGGCTGGGCTATCGTCCGCAATTGCATTTTGGCTCCGATTATGCGGAATATTATTATGAAGCAGCAATTCGGCTAATCCGTAAAAACAAAGCCTATGTCTGTGATCTGACACCGGAAGAAATGACGCTGTACCGTGGCACCCTGACCGAACCCGGAATCAATAGTCCTTATCGCAATCGCTCTGTCGAAGAAAATCTGGCATTGCTGGCCGATATGCGCGCCGGTCAAAATGATGCCGGAACCCGGGTGCTGCGGGCAAAGATCGATATGGCCTCTCCGAATATGACTTTGCGGGACCCCGTATTGTACCGGATTATTCACGCCCCGCATTACCGTACAGGAACAGAGTGGTGTATATATCCGATGTATGATTTTGCCCATCCGATCCAGGATATGCTGGAGGGAATTACTCATTCACTCTGTTCGATCGAGTTCAAAGAACATCGGCCGCTGTATGAATGGGTACTGCATGAACTGGAAGTGAAGGAGCCACCCAAACAACGCGAGTTCGGACGGCTCAATATTACAGGAGTTGTAACAAGCAAACGGTATCTGCGCGAATTGGTAGAAGGAGGTTACGTCGACGGATGGGATGATCCGCGACTGCCTACACTGCAAGGAATGCGACGTCGGGGATATACACCAGAGAGTATTCATTCCTTTTTCAGAGAGATTGGAATGATTCGTACCAGCAGTACTGTGGACATGTCCATGCTAGAGCATACTATTCGTCAGAACCTGAAGCCAGGCACACGCAGCGCCATGGTCGTAATGGACCCGATCAAGGTAGTCATTACCAACTATCCTGCAAATAAAACCGAGTGGCTGACCATAGAGAACAATGCGGAGAATGAAGAAATGGGTACACGGGAGCTTCCGTTTACGAGAGAGCTCTGGATAGAGCGGGAAGACTTTATGGAGGAACCGATTCGTGGATTCCACCGTCTGTCTCCGGGAGTGGAAGTGCGACTGAAAGGAGCTTATTTTATTCGCTGTGAGCATATCGTTCACGATCCTTTTTCAGGAGAGATCGTGGAACTGCACTGCACGTATGATCCGGCGACACGAAGCGGCAGCGGCTTTACAGACCGCAAAGTCAAAGCAACGCTGCACTGGGTATCGGCTGCCCACGGTGTTTCTATAGAGGCGCATCTGTACTCTTCACTGCTCCGCGAACCAGATGCGGTGTCTACAGGGACGGTTGATTGGCAGGAACGCATCAATCCGGAATCCCTGATCCGCATGATAGGCTGTATAGCGGAACCATCACTTCTTCAAGCATCGGCAGGAGATCGTTTCCAGTTTATCCGACACGGTTATTTCTGTGTAGACTCTAACTATACAACGGCTGAGCGTCCTGTCTTCAACCGAATTGTATCTCTCAAAGATTTCTGGAAAGGCAATAAACGATAA